One genomic segment of Chitinophaga sancti includes these proteins:
- a CDS encoding DUF6036 family nucleotidyltransferase, with protein MGTIFNDDFRDFIQAMNHQNVEYILVGGYAVILHGYRRVTGDMDIWVNRTSDNYQRLVKAFAEFGLPLFDMTESKFLDVEVADVFSYGRPPVSIDIITKLKGVEFYDAYPQAQVFNEEGLEIRFIHLNNLIEAKKAAGRHKDLDDIEKLTGGE; from the coding sequence ATGGGTACAATTTTCAATGATGATTTCCGGGATTTTATTCAGGCAATGAATCATCAGAATGTTGAATACATTCTGGTTGGAGGTTATGCTGTTATCCTGCACGGTTATAGAAGAGTTACTGGCGATATGGATATTTGGGTTAATAGAACCTCAGACAATTATCAAAGACTGGTTAAAGCATTTGCCGAATTTGGTCTCCCGCTATTTGACATGACGGAATCTAAATTTCTTGATGTAGAAGTAGCAGATGTTTTTTCTTATGGCCGTCCACCTGTTAGTATTGACATAATAACAAAATTAAAAGGGGTAGAATTTTATGATGCATACCCACAAGCACAAGTTTTCAATGAAGAAGGATTAGAAATCAGATTTATTCATTTAAATAATCTGATAGAAGCTAAAAAAGCTGCCGGTAGACATAAAGATCTGGACGATATTGAAAAATTGACTGGCGGCGAATAA
- a CDS encoding exonuclease SbcCD subunit D has protein sequence MKLLHTADWHIGQLFHEYDRTYEHQQFLNWLVETLTNEQIDVLLISGDVFDLSNPSANALKMFYTFLNRAVKSNPGLQIVVTAGNHDSASRLESPTPLLESSNIHIIGLIEKDTEENFVYEKLTIPLKDKQGNIKAWCLAIPFLRMGDYPVIADCENPYTEGVTALYKAAYEYALENKQPGQAIIAMGHLHAQQAEITEQDKTERLIMGGVECISASAFHEDIKYVALGHIHKAQRIGGKEHVRYCGSPLPMSFSEINYKHQVIVFELNDENITALAPIDVPVVIPLLRSPAVHSKLTEVLTALEQLPNINSQAEPAPYLEVRVLLDGPEPALRHKIEMSLTGKHVRLAKIDVRYASSTTTDTQPEMVASQNLNDLQPLEVFSKVYQSKYNNTVPPELLEMFNAIAQEATLTD, from the coding sequence ATGAAATTGCTGCATACCGCCGATTGGCATATCGGCCAATTATTCCATGAGTATGATCGAACATACGAGCATCAACAATTTTTAAATTGGCTGGTAGAAACCCTGACCAATGAGCAAATAGACGTATTGCTTATCAGTGGAGATGTTTTTGATCTCTCTAACCCTTCTGCCAATGCGCTAAAAATGTTTTATACATTTTTAAATCGCGCTGTGAAAAGCAATCCAGGATTGCAAATCGTAGTTACAGCCGGGAACCATGATTCTGCGTCCCGTTTAGAATCTCCCACTCCATTGCTGGAATCCTCCAACATACATATCATAGGACTAATAGAGAAGGATACAGAAGAAAACTTTGTATACGAAAAATTGACTATACCTCTAAAAGACAAGCAAGGTAATATAAAGGCATGGTGCCTGGCAATACCATTTTTGCGGATGGGAGATTACCCGGTAATTGCGGATTGTGAAAATCCCTATACAGAAGGCGTTACGGCCTTATATAAAGCCGCTTATGAATACGCACTTGAAAATAAACAGCCCGGACAAGCAATTATTGCGATGGGGCATTTACATGCGCAACAGGCGGAAATAACGGAGCAGGATAAAACGGAAAGACTGATAATGGGTGGCGTGGAATGTATTTCCGCTTCAGCCTTCCATGAGGATATTAAATATGTAGCATTAGGGCATATTCACAAAGCACAGCGAATTGGAGGAAAAGAACATGTTCGTTATTGCGGTAGCCCGCTCCCCATGTCCTTCTCCGAAATTAATTATAAACACCAGGTAATTGTTTTTGAGCTAAACGACGAAAACATTACTGCACTAGCCCCCATCGACGTTCCAGTAGTAATCCCATTATTACGTTCCCCGGCAGTGCATAGCAAACTTACTGAAGTACTTACTGCATTAGAGCAGTTGCCCAACATCAACAGTCAGGCAGAACCAGCACCTTACCTTGAAGTAAGAGTACTGCTGGATGGTCCTGAGCCAGCTCTCCGGCATAAAATAGAAATGTCTTTGACCGGGAAACATGTGCGTTTAGCAAAAATAGATGTCAGATACGCCAGTTCAACAACTACTGATACTCAACCAGAAATGGTGGCAAGTCAAAATTTGAATGACTTACAACCGCTGGAAGTTTTCTCCAAAGTATACCAATCAAAATATAACAATACTGTACCACCAGAATTGCTTGAAATGTTCAATGCAATCGCTCAGGAAGCAACCCTAACCGATTAA
- a CDS encoding plasmid pRiA4b ORF-3 family protein: protein MIYVFHIKLEETEPEVWRRIVVPTDYTFYQLHKAIQGAFGWENSHLFQFSQSGFMDNICYGYPGDDIDPEITTIDARKTRISKIFKKAGQTYCYIYDFGDGWTHQILLEKIEKKDMYVPYCLDGGGACPPEDVGGISGYYEMVKILKKKQHPEKASYIQWLGLVEGEKWDAEFCSIREINKRLVLLEK from the coding sequence ATGATTTATGTTTTTCATATTAAATTGGAGGAAACGGAACCAGAAGTTTGGAGAAGGATTGTAGTTCCTACCGATTATACCTTCTACCAATTGCATAAAGCCATTCAAGGTGCATTTGGATGGGAGAATAGTCATCTTTTTCAATTCTCTCAATCAGGATTCATGGACAATATTTGTTATGGCTACCCAGGAGATGATATTGATCCGGAAATAACAACTATTGATGCCCGAAAAACTAGGATAAGTAAAATATTCAAAAAGGCAGGCCAGACATATTGTTATATCTATGATTTTGGTGATGGATGGACCCATCAGATATTGTTGGAGAAAATCGAAAAGAAAGACATGTATGTTCCTTATTGTCTTGATGGAGGTGGTGCTTGTCCGCCAGAAGACGTTGGTGGAATTTCCGGCTACTACGAAATGGTGAAAATACTAAAGAAAAAACAACATCCGGAAAAGGCCAGTTATATACAATGGCTTGGGTTGGTAGAAGGTGAAAAATGGGACGCAGAATTTTGTAGTATTCGAGAAATAAACAAACGATTAGTATTATTGGAAAAATAA